The genomic DNA GCACGTCGAGTGGGCACTCGCCGAGTTCGCCGCCGCGGGCGGCGTTGCCGCGCTCCCTGGCGCGCCCATCGCGACGCGCCGCCTCGCCACTCCGCTCGGCGAGCTGCTGCTCGGCGGCACGGGTGACGACCGGCACGAGACGCCGGCCTTCCTCGTCGTCGAGATCGGCGGCAACGATCGCTACCGCGCCGCCTACGCCGCCCCCACCGGCCTCGCCGCCCCGATAGGCCTGCTCCTCGATCTCGCCGGCGACGACGCCTACAGCGACCCCGCGCTGGCCGACTCCACCCTCGCCCCCGCGGGCTGCTTCGGCGCCGCGGTTGGCGGCGTCGGCCTGCTGCTCGATCTCGCCGGCCAGGACGACTACCGCGTGCGCGCGGCGGGCCTGGGCTGCGGCGCCTTCGGCAGCGGCCTCCTCGTCGACTACGCCGGCGACGACCGCTACTTCACGGTCGGCCGCTGGGGCCAGGGCGCGGGCCTCGTGGGCCTGGGCGCGCTCGTCGATCTCGCGGGCAATGACACCTACTCCTGCGCGCTGGAGTCGCAGGGGATCGGCAGCACGCTGGGCACGGGCCTGTTGCTGGATCTCGCGGGCAATGACCGCTACGAGGCGCGCGATGACGGCAACATCTCGGCCCTCTACGAGGGGCAGTCGGTGGCGATGAGCCAGGGCTGCGGCTACGGCCGGCGCGCCGACCTCGGCGACGGCCACTCGCTGGCCGGCGGCGTCGGCCTGCTCGTGGACGGCGCCGGCGACGACGACTACCACGCGCAGGCCTGGGCGCAGGGCTGCGGCTACTGGTGGGGCCTGGGGATTCTCGAGGACCGCGGCGGCAACGATCGCTACCGCAACGGCAAGTACTCCTCCGGCGCAGCGGCGCACTTCGCCCTCGGCATCCACGTCGATCTCGCCGGCGACGACCGCTACAACGCGGGCAACGACACGGCGAAGAACCAGTACCAGGGCCACGCCCGCGACGGCGCGATCGGCGTCTTCATCGACGGCGACGGGAACGACGACTACACCCTGCGCAGCCACTGCGGCGGCTCGGCGGACCTCGCCTCGATCGGGCTCTTCTGGGACCGCCGCGGCGACGATCGCTACGGTTTCGCGCAGACCCTCGCCCAAGGCGACTGGACGGCAACGCCGCCCCTCGGCTCGACGACGCGCTACGCGCCCTTCAGCAGCTTCCGCGACGACCTGCCCACCCTCGGCCTCTTCCTCGACACGGGCGGCCACGACGACTACGCCACCGGCGGCGTGGGCAAGGAGGGCGAGATCTGGACGATGAACCGCTACCCGCGCGCCTGGGGCTGGGGCTGCGACCGCGCGGCGTTCGCGGCACCCTGAGCGGTCGGCCTAGATCGCGCTGCGCAGGCCCAGCTCGCGCGGGTAGGGCGCCAGGTAGCTCTGCGCCTCGGCCCAGGGGTGCTCGAGCCGGCGCAGGTGGTGGCCGAGCAGCGTGAGCGCAGCGATCAAGGGCAGCGTCCCTGCGCGGTACTCCTCGATCAGCCCGGCCAGCTCGCGCGTCTCTGCCGCCGAGAGGCGCTCCTTCAGGAAGCCGGCCAGGTGCTGCAGGGTGTTCACGTGCCGGCCCGGTGAGGCCACGCGCTTGAGGGCCGCCATGAAGCCGGCCTCGTAGTCGTCCAGGAGCGCCGGCCAATCGGCGACCGCCGTGGCCCCAGCGCGCGCCACGAGCCGCCCGAGCTGCTGCGCGCCCCGCGGCGAGTGGGCGAGGAGCTGCATCCTGTGCGCCGTGTGGAAGCGCACGAGGTCGCCCGGCGCGCAGCCCGCGGCGCGCAGCGCGAGCCAGCGATCGTAGGCGAAGAGCCGCACCGCGAAGTTCTCCCTGAGCCGCGGGTCCTCCAGTCGCCCTTCCTCCTCGAGCGGCAGGTTGGGCAGCGCGGCCGCCAGCACCGCAGCGTAGATGCCCACGCCATTCTTGGCGGGCACTCCGCCCGCGTCGTAGACCTTCACGCGCTCCATGCCGCAGCTCGGCGAGTCCTTCTTGAGCACATAGCCGCGCAGGCCCAGGCCGGCCAGCTCCTCGACGCGAGCGTGGGCGTACTCCTGCATCCGCTGCGTGAGGCTGCGCCCCGTCTTGAGCTCGATCAGCCGCGGGCCCGCCTCGCTGCTCTCGAGCCGCAGCGAGGGCCGCGGCACGCCGAGGCCGATCTCCAGCTCGGGGCAGACGCTCACCCAGCGCAGGTAGCCGCCCAGCACGTCGGTCAGCCAGCGGCTGCGCTTGTGGCCGCCGTCGTAGCGCACCATCTCACCGAGCAGGCAGCTGCTCACGCCCACCGCGATGCGCCGTTCCTCGCTCACGCCATGCTCTCCTTGCGGACGATCATCTGGTAGGCCGCCAGCGCGCGCCCTCGCGCCAGTCGATGAGCAGGTGCCTGGTCAGGAAGGAGGCGACGACCATGCGCACGCGATTGTGCATCCAGCCCGTGGTCCAGAGCTCGCGCATGCCCGCATCGACGAGCGGGTAGCCCGTCTCGCCGCGCTGCCAGG from bacterium includes the following:
- a CDS encoding DUF1722 domain-containing protein translates to MSEERRIAVGVSSCLLGEMVRYDGGHKRSRWLTDVLGGYLRWVSVCPELEIGLGVPRPSLRLESSEAGPRLIELKTGRSLTQRMQEYAHARVEELAGLGLRGYVLKKDSPSCGMERVKVYDAGGVPAKNGVGIYAAVLAAALPNLPLEEEGRLEDPRLRENFAVRLFAYDRWLALRAAGCAPGDLVRFHTAHRMQLLAHSPRGAQQLGRLVARAGATAVADWPALLDDYEAGFMAALKRVASPGRHVNTLQHLAGFLKERLSAAETRELAGLIEEYRAGTLPLIAALTLLGHHLRRLEHPWAEAQSYLAPYPRELGLRSAI